In Solanum stenotomum isolate F172 chromosome 6, ASM1918654v1, whole genome shotgun sequence, one DNA window encodes the following:
- the LOC125867942 gene encoding putative casein kinase II subunit beta-4 isoform X2 — protein sequence MYRDRGGGGGGGGGSSKSEMIGGPLDRKRINDALDKHLEKLSPSTSRSLKDKAVPSTSTGGGAGKSHFDHRNTNKNKCSDEESETDSEESDVSGSDGDDTSWISWFCNLRGNEFFCEVDDDYIQDDFNLCGLSSQVPYYDYALDLILDVESSHEEQNELVESAAEMLYGLIHVRYILTSKGIAAMLEKYKNYDFGRCPRVYCSGQPCLPVGQSDIPRASTVKIYCPKCEDIYYPRSKYQGNIDGAYFGTTFPHLFLMTYGHLKPQKPTQNFVPRVFGFKIHKT from the exons ATGTATAGAGATCGAGGAGGTGGCGGAGGAGGTGGTGGTGGTTCATCGAAGTCGGAGATGATCGGTGGACCGTTGGATCGGAAACGAATCAATGATGCGTTGGATAAGCACTTGGAGAAGTTGTCACCTTCTACATCTAGGTCTTTGAAGGATAAAGCTGTTCCCTCTACGTCAACCGGTGGTGGTGCTGGAAAATCTCATTTTGATCATCGTAATACCAACAAAAACAAGTGCTCCGATG AGGAATCTGAAACGGACAGTGAAGAGTCTGATGTTAGTGGTTCTGATGGGGATGATACTTCATGGATTTCTTGGTTTTGTAACCTGCGTGGTAATGAGTTCTTCTGTGAAGTTGATGATGATTACATTCAGGATGATTTTAACCTATGTGGATTGAGCAGTCAAGTTCCCTACTACGACTATGCACTTGACCTCATCCTTGATGTTGAATCCTCCCATG AGGAGCAGAATGAATTGGTTGAATCGGCGGCAGAGATGTTGTATGGTTTGATTCATGTTCGGTACATTTTGACTAGCAAGGGAATAGCCGCTATG TTGGAGAAGTACAAAAACTACGACTTTGGAAGATGCCCACGAGTTTACTGCAGTGGACAGCCTTGTCTTCCCGTTGGTCAATCAGATATTCCGCGTGCAAGTACTGTAAAAATATACTGTCCGAAGTGTGAAGACATCTATTACCCTCGATCGAAGTACCAAGGCA ATATTGATGGAGCTTACTTTGGGACAACATTTCCTCATCTCTTCTTGATGACGTATGGACACCTCAAGCCGCAAAAACCAACGCAAAACTTTGTCCCCAGGGTGTTTGGTTTCAAGATCCACAAGACTTGA
- the LOC125867942 gene encoding putative casein kinase II subunit beta-4 isoform X1: MYRDRGGGGGGGGGSSKSEMIGGPLDRKRINDALDKHLEKLSPSTSRSLKDKAVPSTSTGGGAGKSHFDHRNTNKNKCSDEESETDSEESDVSGSDGDDTSWISWFCNLRGNEFFCEVDDDYIQDDFNLCGLSSQVPYYDYALDLILDVESSHGDMFTEEQNELVESAAEMLYGLIHVRYILTSKGIAAMLEKYKNYDFGRCPRVYCSGQPCLPVGQSDIPRASTVKIYCPKCEDIYYPRSKYQGNIDGAYFGTTFPHLFLMTYGHLKPQKPTQNFVPRVFGFKIHKT, from the exons ATGTATAGAGATCGAGGAGGTGGCGGAGGAGGTGGTGGTGGTTCATCGAAGTCGGAGATGATCGGTGGACCGTTGGATCGGAAACGAATCAATGATGCGTTGGATAAGCACTTGGAGAAGTTGTCACCTTCTACATCTAGGTCTTTGAAGGATAAAGCTGTTCCCTCTACGTCAACCGGTGGTGGTGCTGGAAAATCTCATTTTGATCATCGTAATACCAACAAAAACAAGTGCTCCGATG AGGAATCTGAAACGGACAGTGAAGAGTCTGATGTTAGTGGTTCTGATGGGGATGATACTTCATGGATTTCTTGGTTTTGTAACCTGCGTGGTAATGAGTTCTTCTGTGAAGTTGATGATGATTACATTCAGGATGATTTTAACCTATGTGGATTGAGCAGTCAAGTTCCCTACTACGACTATGCACTTGACCTCATCCTTGATGTTGAATCCTCCCATG GTGATATGTTCACAGAGGAGCAGAATGAATTGGTTGAATCGGCGGCAGAGATGTTGTATGGTTTGATTCATGTTCGGTACATTTTGACTAGCAAGGGAATAGCCGCTATG TTGGAGAAGTACAAAAACTACGACTTTGGAAGATGCCCACGAGTTTACTGCAGTGGACAGCCTTGTCTTCCCGTTGGTCAATCAGATATTCCGCGTGCAAGTACTGTAAAAATATACTGTCCGAAGTGTGAAGACATCTATTACCCTCGATCGAAGTACCAAGGCA ATATTGATGGAGCTTACTTTGGGACAACATTTCCTCATCTCTTCTTGATGACGTATGGACACCTCAAGCCGCAAAAACCAACGCAAAACTTTGTCCCCAGGGTGTTTGGTTTCAAGATCCACAAGACTTGA
- the LOC125867266 gene encoding serine/threonine-protein kinase BLUS1-like, giving the protein MAARRCVPRFIPEFTYHPRPGSVFIERNTGTKYVLLEIIGINYVQLLHTQNHNTFDLIYKACYYTYDWIDNDSFLPSGYATVKFIRPGKEVPRSMEAGNSIPNSNIINVKQWVIQRFQGAFSVALPYMSEGSLRYILSIRFNNGLPEDCIAIALKQALLGLFDLHDLGLIHKCFSAGNIYVNFKQTPISKVEIKLGFAATIYDSELESPISVSHQTELGADPTITILPKYPGGHPNLELRELYKWAAAPEVFYSQCDDACTVHSDIWLVGVAALELAYGNLRISNREEFEAMIKKIKRSRRLPDKLEDVLEEINVEEGKGKGKMKKAVVYFNDKLKYVKGKRKFSKEFEELVLDCLSSKESKRPSVGDLLQRPFFRYAKNLQWFQRRVLYAKNPMPYC; this is encoded by the exons ATGGCAGCACGCCGCTGCGTTCCCCGCTTCATACCTGAATTCACCTACCATCCTCGACCCGGAAGTGTCTTCATCGAACGAAACACCGGCACTAAGTACGTTCTCCTAGAAATAATCGGAATTAATTACGTCCAACTGCTGCATACACAAAACCACAATACTTTCGATCTCATTTACAAAGCTTGTTACTACACATACGATTGGATCGACAATGACAGTTTTCTCCCTTCCGGTTACGCCACTGTCAAGTTCATCAGACCCGGAAAAGAAGTCCCTCGGAGCATGGAGGCAGGAAATTCAATCCCCAATTCGAACATTATTAACGTCAAACAATGGGTTATTCAGAGATTCCAAGGAGCATTCAGCGTTGCATTACCTTATATGTCAGAAGGATCGCTCCGTTACATTCTGTCAATTCGATTTAACAACGGGTTACCGGAGGATTGTATTGCTATTGCTCTTAAACAAGCGCTTCTGGGTTTGTTTGATCTTCATGATTTGGGTCTGATTCATAAGTGTTTCAGTGCTGGGAATATCTATGTTAATTTCAAACAGACACCTATTTCGAAAGTTGAAATCAAATTGGGATTTGCAGCAACCATTTACGATTCAGAGTTGGAATCTCCTATTTCTGTTAGTCACCAAACAGAACTTGGCGCTGACCCAACTATTACCATTCTACCAAAATATCCTGGTGGACATCCG AATCTAGAACTACGCGAGTTGTACAAATGGGCTGCTGCGCCAGAGGTGTTCTATTCACAATGTGATGATGCCTGCACTGTTCATTCCGATATATGGTTAGTCGGTGTAGCAGCATTGGAATTAGCGTATGGAAATTTAAGAATAAGCAATCGCGAAGAATTTGAGGCGATGATCAAGAAGATAAAGAGGTCGAGGAGATTGCCAGATAAGTTGGAAGATGTGCTTGAGGAGATTAATGTAGAAGAAGGGAAAGGGAAAGGGAAAATGAAGAAAGCTGTGGTATATTTTAACGACAAGCTGAAGTATGTGAAAGGTAAAAGAAAGTTTTCAAAAGAGTTTGAGGAGTTGGTGTTGGATTGTCTTTCTAGCAAAGAATCAAAGAGGCCATCAGTTGGAGATCTACTGCAGAGACCATTTTTTCGGTATGCTAAGAACTTGCAATGGTTTCAACGCCGCGTGTTGTATGCTAAGAATCCAATGCCTTATTGCTGA
- the LOC125869140 gene encoding serine/threonine-protein kinase BLUS1-like has protein sequence MAARRCFPHFIPQFTYHPRPGNVFIERNTGTKYVLLEIIGINYVQLLHTHNHNTFDLIYKACYYTSDWIHNDSFLPSGYATVKFIRPSQDVPRSIEAGQSIHNSNIINVEKWVIQKFQGGYCVALPYMSEGSLRYILSTRFNNGLPEDCIAIALKQAFLGLFDLHNLGLIHKRFSAGNIYVNFKQTPISKVEIKLGFAATIYYSEFESPLSVSHGTELGVDSTVTILPKDPGGHPNLELRELYKWAAAPEVFYSQCDDACTVHSDIWLVGVAALELAYGNLRISNREEFEAMIKKIKRSRRLPDKLEDVLEEINVEEGKGKGKMKKAVVYFNDKLKYVKGKRKFSKEFEELVLDCLSSKESKRPSVGDLLQRPFFRYAKNLQWFQRRVLYAKNPMPYC, from the exons ATGGCTGCACGCCGCTGCTTTCCCCATTTCATACCCCAATTCACCTACCATCCTCGACCCGGAAATGTCTTCATCGAACGAAACACTGGCACTAAGTACGTTCTCCTAGAAATAATCGGAATTAATTACGTCCAACTGCTGCATACTCACAACCACAATACTTTCGATCTCATTTACAAAGCTTGTTACTACACATCCGATTGGATCCACAACGACAGTTTTCTCCCTTCCGGTTACGCCACTGTCAAGTTCATCCGACCCTCACAAGATGTCCCCCGGAGCATAGAGGCAGGACAATCAATACACAATTCGAACATTATTAACGTCGAAAAATGGGTTATTCAGAAATTCCAAGGAGGATACTGTGTTGCATTGCCTTATATGTCAGAAGGATCGCTCCGTTACATTCTGTCAACTCGATTTAACAACGGATTACCGGAGGATTGTATTGCTATTGCTCTTAAACAAGCGTTTCTGGGTTTGTTTGATCTTCATAATTTGGGTCTGATTCATAAGCGTTTCAGTGCTGGGAATATCTATGTTAATTTTAAACAGACACCTATTTCGAAAGTTGAAATCAAATTGGGATTTGCAGCAACGATTTACTATTCAGAGTTTGAGTCTCCTCTTTCTGTTAGTCATGGAACAGAACTTGGCGTTGACTCAACTGTTACCATTCTACCAAAAGATCCTGGTGGACATCCG AATCTAGAACTACGCGAGTTGTACAAATGGGCTGCTGCGCCAGAGGTGTTCTATTCACAATGTGATGATGCCTGCACTGTTCATTCCGATATATGGTTAGTCGGTGTAGCAGCATTGGAATTAGCGTATGGAAATTTAAGAATAAGCAATCGCGAAGAATTTGAGGCGATGATCAAGAAGATAAAGAGGTCGAGGAGATTGCCAGATAAGTTGGAAGATGTGCTTGAGGAGATTAATGTAGAAGAAGGGAAAGGGAAAGGGAAAATGAAGAAAGCTGTGGTATATTTTAACGACAAGCTGAAGTATGTGAAAGGTAAAAGAAAGTTTTCAAAAGAGTTTGAGGAGTTGGTGTTGGATTGTCTTTCTAGCAAAGAATCAAAGAGGCCATCAGTTGGAGATCTACTGCAGAGACCATTTTTTCGGTATGCTAAGAACTTGCAATGGTTTCAACGCCGCGTGTTGTATGCTAAGAATCCAATGCCTTATTGCTGA